In the Deltaproteobacteria bacterium genome, one interval contains:
- a CDS encoding amidohydrolase family protein yields the protein MGKIDPSVKVIDADAHARDNDDLVKPFLGEAFQNRRPPFIPRETYDRNLGGTLGHSGVKHEERLAAMDTQEIHTAVMYPTSGLGIGHIREPNYQTQLCRAYNEFISDYCKASPRLKAVANLPVNAPAAAVEELRYAVQDLGLVGGMMAAQAHSKNFGSAEFFPLYEEAQKLNTPLAIHAFGGDEPGSEIFDQFISIHTTGHPFPVLRQLTAMIFAGVPEMYPELKLGFLEIGCGWIPYWSDRMDEEWEKRGAVEAPECKHEPSRYITSKNVYYGCEPDEKTIGYVVGEIGSETIMYASDYPHWDMSWPESGSLIWGREDLSREAKENILGNNARRFYGLD from the coding sequence ATGGGTAAGATCGATCCGTCCGTCAAGGTGATCGACGCCGACGCGCACGCGCGCGACAACGACGATCTCGTCAAGCCCTTCCTGGGCGAGGCCTTCCAGAACCGGCGTCCGCCGTTCATTCCACGGGAAACCTATGACCGCAACCTGGGCGGGACGCTGGGGCACTCGGGCGTCAAGCACGAGGAACGGCTGGCGGCCATGGACACCCAGGAGATCCACACCGCGGTCATGTACCCGACCAGCGGACTCGGCATCGGACACATTCGCGAGCCCAACTACCAGACGCAGTTGTGCCGCGCCTACAACGAGTTCATCTCCGACTACTGCAAGGCGTCGCCACGCCTCAAGGCGGTGGCCAACTTGCCCGTCAACGCGCCCGCGGCGGCGGTCGAGGAACTGCGCTACGCGGTGCAGGATCTGGGACTGGTGGGCGGCATGATGGCGGCCCAGGCCCACAGCAAGAACTTCGGCTCGGCCGAGTTCTTTCCGCTGTACGAGGAAGCTCAGAAGCTCAATACGCCGCTGGCGATCCACGCCTTCGGCGGCGACGAGCCGGGCAGCGAAATCTTCGATCAGTTCATCTCCATCCACACCACCGGCCACCCGTTCCCGGTGCTGCGCCAGCTCACCGCGATGATCTTCGCGGGCGTTCCCGAGATGTACCCGGAACTCAAGCTCGGGTTTCTCGAGATCGGCTGCGGCTGGATCCCGTACTGGTCCGACCGGATGGACGAGGAGTGGGAGAAGCGCGGCGCGGTGGAGGCCCCCGAGTGCAAGCACGAACCCAGCCGCTACATCACCAGCAAGAACGTCTATTACGGCTGCGAGCCCGACGAGAAGACCATCGGCTACGTGGTGGGGGAGATCGGTTCCGAAACCATCATGTACGCCTCGGACTATCCCCATTGGGACATGAGCTGGCCGGAGTCCGGCTCGCTCATCTGGGGGCGCGAGGATCTGTCGCGGGAAGCCAAGGAGAACATACTGGGGAACAACGCCAGGCGCTTTTACGGCCTCGATTGA
- a CDS encoding iron-containing redox enzyme family protein, whose amino-acid sequence MPLSGEAFVNEIHEAVRAKHSKDNPLIGMIERGELDRAALKGFVGQFYLFFPKPFPKPIATMLGRCPEDPELERMWIENVVEEGTGEISGTDSHRGLFIRFAMACGYDSKDELDAVQPLPETSAFLDWRDLLMYQRSWLELYACQGFCLEGTASERMSRIVTGLTSHYGFDRESDDIRYWTLHMGVDEEHMKVGPLAVSRYAVTDQQQEVVRQSVQKTLDQFWLAFDGIKRAFVDKDALYTAWRNGAA is encoded by the coding sequence ATGCCACTTTCCGGCGAAGCGTTCGTCAACGAGATACACGAGGCGGTGCGCGCCAAGCATTCGAAGGACAACCCGCTGATCGGGATGATCGAAAGGGGAGAGCTGGACCGCGCGGCGCTCAAGGGATTCGTGGGGCAGTTCTACCTGTTCTTCCCCAAGCCGTTTCCCAAGCCCATCGCCACCATGCTGGGGCGCTGCCCCGAGGACCCCGAGCTGGAGAGGATGTGGATCGAGAACGTGGTGGAGGAGGGCACCGGCGAGATCTCCGGCACCGACAGCCACCGCGGCCTCTTCATCCGCTTCGCCATGGCCTGCGGCTACGACTCCAAGGACGAGCTGGACGCGGTGCAGCCCCTGCCCGAGACCTCGGCGTTCCTCGACTGGCGCGATCTGCTCATGTACCAGCGCTCGTGGCTTGAGCTGTACGCTTGCCAGGGGTTCTGTCTGGAAGGCACGGCCAGCGAACGCATGAGCCGCATCGTCACCGGGCTGACGAGCCACTACGGTTTCGACCGGGAAAGCGACGACATCCGCTACTGGACGCTCCACATGGGGGTGGACGAAGAGCACATGAAGGTGGGTCCCCTGGCCGTGAGCCGGTACGCGGTCACCGACCAACAGCAGGAAGTGGTGCGCCAGTCGGTGCAGAAGACCCTGGACCAGTTCTGGCTGGCCTTCGACGGCATCAAGCGCGCCTTCGTCGACAAGGATGCCCTCTACACGGCGTGGCGCAACGGCGCCGCCTGA
- a CDS encoding cyclase family protein: MSIIDLSRLIYDGMPKIPALPDVHVQRFFDLGKGHPLNVTEINLPCHAGTHVDAPVHIVPNGKSIEELPLDAFVGPGAVISVRTGGGEEVTAADLEGSGVAVNPGDILMLHTGWDEKFESEEYNMHPYLSVDAAEWIVERGVKLFGIDCITVDLPTPLRPKGFDFPVHRTLLGNDVLIAENVTNLGAIAGQSCRIMALPLKVQGSDAAHARIVAELQ, translated from the coding sequence ATGTCCATCATCGATCTCTCACGGCTCATCTACGACGGCATGCCCAAGATCCCGGCGCTGCCGGACGTGCACGTGCAGCGGTTCTTCGACCTCGGCAAGGGGCACCCGCTCAACGTCACCGAGATCAACCTGCCGTGCCACGCCGGCACCCACGTGGACGCGCCGGTGCACATCGTGCCCAACGGCAAGTCCATCGAGGAATTGCCCCTCGACGCCTTCGTCGGTCCGGGCGCGGTCATCTCGGTGCGGACCGGTGGCGGCGAGGAGGTCACGGCCGCGGATCTGGAAGGGTCCGGGGTGGCGGTCAACCCCGGCGACATCCTGATGCTGCACACCGGATGGGACGAGAAATTTGAAAGTGAAGAATACAATATGCACCCCTATCTCTCCGTGGATGCGGCGGAATGGATCGTGGAGCGCGGGGTAAAGCTCTTCGGCATCGACTGCATCACGGTGGACCTGCCGACGCCGCTACGCCCCAAGGGCTTCGACTTCCCGGTGCATCGGACCTTGCTGGGAAACGACGTGCTGATCGCGGAGAACGTCACCAACCTCGGCGCCATCGCGGGGCAAAGCTGCCGCATCATGGCGTTGCCCCTCAAGGTGCAGGGCAGCGACGCGGCGCACGCGAGAATCGTCGCGGAGTTGCAGTAA
- a CDS encoding dihydrodipicolinate synthase family protein → MLASPIRGIIGAALTPFTDDGRVDYDALAREIEFLVADCDAVSIAAVEASEYTVLSLEDRKEVMRRATEIVNKRVPVILGASSHSIDTILDLAEHAAAVGGDLIQVLMPIRPWGGQPTISDLIQFFTEVASASPLPIVAYHNPGPGADPPLDAFVRLSELNKVDYFKESSRDITKITRLIEQIQLAGKANYFTTMQPLLTTLMMGGAGATMPPPGTRIGARVVRAFREGDIDKARYWQRCFTLFPGKWGAYGLPPIMKSALKHFGVDIGEPGRPYSPVSPRDHAQIGQFLTQIGILGDGEPDEAAFDQAAIQLAQEDTFLR, encoded by the coding sequence ATGCTGGCTAGCCCCATCAGAGGAATCATCGGCGCGGCGCTGACCCCGTTCACGGACGACGGACGGGTGGACTACGACGCTCTGGCGCGCGAGATCGAGTTTCTCGTGGCCGATTGCGACGCTGTCTCCATCGCCGCCGTGGAAGCGTCGGAATACACGGTCCTCTCGCTCGAGGACCGCAAGGAAGTCATGCGGCGCGCCACGGAGATCGTCAACAAGCGTGTGCCCGTGATCCTCGGGGCGTCGAGCCATTCCATCGACACGATACTGGATTTGGCGGAGCACGCCGCGGCCGTGGGCGGCGACCTCATCCAGGTGCTGATGCCCATCCGCCCGTGGGGCGGGCAGCCGACCATCTCGGATTTGATACAGTTCTTCACCGAGGTGGCGTCGGCGAGTCCATTGCCCATCGTCGCCTATCACAACCCCGGTCCCGGCGCGGACCCGCCGCTCGACGCGTTCGTGCGCCTGAGCGAGTTGAACAAGGTCGACTACTTCAAGGAAAGCTCGAGGGACATCACCAAGATCACCCGGCTTATCGAGCAAATCCAGCTCGCCGGCAAGGCCAACTACTTCACCACCATGCAGCCGCTGCTGACCACCCTCATGATGGGAGGCGCGGGCGCCACCATGCCGCCGCCGGGCACTCGCATCGGCGCAAGGGTGGTGCGTGCGTTCCGGGAGGGCGACATCGACAAGGCACGCTACTGGCAGCGCTGCTTCACGCTGTTCCCGGGCAAGTGGGGCGCCTACGGGCTGCCGCCGATCATGAAGTCGGCCCTCAAGCACTTCGGGGTAGACATCGGCGAGCCAGGCCGGCCGTACTCGCCGGTGAGCCCGCGGGACCATGCGCAGATCGGCCAGTTCCTGACCCAGATCGGCATCCTGGGCGACGGAGAGCCGGACGAGGCCGCCTTCGACCAGGCGGCGATCCAGCTTGCCCAGGAAGACACCTTCCTGCGTTGA
- a CDS encoding FAD/NAD(P)-binding oxidoreductase — protein MHYHNGRKQIVVLGGGSGGVVAATKLGRALGADHDITLIDRRTDHVFMPAFLFLMVGQRRPEDISRKLKRLEKRNIRVLQAEILGIDSGRQQVILESTAIPYDYLIVSLGLEVRPDLLPGFAEGAHHPWEMDAALRLKTTLESFREGRVVVGVPLGPYRCPPAPYEAQWMLDSYFKERNIRDLVDIQYFTREPEPAGEEHMPSVWMDAQSKKRNVTIHYDFVIQSIDPEKKRVHGLYGYELSYDLLFMVPPHRPSKVLYDCGLVDNETGIQVDYDTLETKWENVYAIGDCANMPASKAGGVAHQEADVVADNLVAEITGEGELSTLHLHTI, from the coding sequence ATGCACTACCACAACGGAAGGAAACAGATCGTCGTGCTCGGAGGCGGGAGCGGCGGCGTGGTGGCGGCCACGAAGCTCGGCCGCGCTCTCGGAGCGGACCACGACATCACGTTGATCGACCGCCGCACCGATCACGTCTTCATGCCCGCGTTCCTGTTTCTCATGGTCGGGCAGCGCCGTCCCGAGGACATCAGCCGGAAGCTGAAGCGCCTGGAAAAGCGCAATATCAGGGTCCTTCAGGCGGAGATCCTGGGAATCGATTCCGGACGCCAGCAGGTGATTCTCGAGAGCACGGCCATTCCCTACGACTACCTGATCGTGTCCCTGGGTTTGGAAGTGAGGCCCGACCTGCTTCCTGGCTTCGCCGAAGGGGCGCATCATCCCTGGGAAATGGACGCCGCGTTGCGCCTCAAGACCACGCTTGAGAGCTTCCGCGAGGGGCGTGTCGTGGTGGGAGTGCCGCTGGGCCCCTACCGCTGTCCGCCGGCGCCGTACGAGGCCCAGTGGATGCTGGACAGCTACTTCAAGGAACGCAATATCCGCGACCTGGTGGACATCCAGTACTTTACGCGCGAACCCGAGCCCGCGGGCGAGGAGCACATGCCGTCGGTGTGGATGGACGCCCAGAGCAAGAAACGCAACGTCACCATCCACTACGACTTCGTCATTCAGTCCATCGACCCTGAGAAGAAGCGGGTCCACGGCCTGTACGGCTACGAGCTTTCCTACGACCTGCTCTTCATGGTGCCGCCGCATCGACCCTCCAAGGTGCTCTATGACTGCGGGCTGGTCGACAACGAGACCGGCATCCAGGTGGACTACGACACCCTGGAGACCAAGTGGGAGAACGTCTACGCCATCGGCGACTGCGCCAACATGCCCGCCTCCAAGGCCGGCGGCGTGGCGCACCAGGAAGCGGACGTGGTGGCGGACAACCTGGTCGCGGAGATCACCGGGGAAGGGGAGTTGTCCACCCTGCACCTCCACACGATATGA
- a CDS encoding MBL fold metallo-hydrolase — translation MILRELNGESCKTYLIADEGRGHAVLVDPLYAHVERYLAVLAYHRLELDLGIDTHTHADHLSGCPQLRFLVGAPFAMQKWAPSPAVDVHLEDGQEFSVGDLTVRILHTPGHTPDGMSLVVEGHVLTGDTLFIGGCGRTDFAGGDAGAQYDSVTEKLFTLPDQTVIHPGHDYRGNTTSTIDSEKHTNPRLANRTRPDFIDLMNNLNLSPPQNIQEVLQPNQSALGRDEISFPDWGELKKVQVVDIEGLQAMLASERPPLLVDVREPGEYTGELGHLAGSVLVPLRELMSRLDEIDQHKEAPVVTVCRAGMRSATAAAILGRSGFTDVRNLAGGLVAWNDAGLPVQR, via the coding sequence ATGATCCTGCGCGAACTGAACGGCGAGAGCTGCAAGACCTACCTGATAGCCGACGAGGGCAGGGGACACGCCGTCCTGGTGGACCCTCTCTACGCCCACGTGGAACGGTACCTCGCCGTGCTCGCCTATCACCGGCTGGAACTGGATCTGGGCATCGACACACACACCCACGCCGACCACCTGAGCGGCTGTCCACAGTTGCGTTTCCTGGTGGGTGCGCCGTTCGCCATGCAGAAGTGGGCACCCAGCCCGGCCGTCGACGTCCACCTGGAGGACGGCCAAGAGTTCTCCGTCGGCGATCTCACCGTGCGAATCCTGCACACCCCCGGGCACACGCCTGACGGCATGAGCCTCGTGGTGGAAGGGCATGTCCTCACTGGTGACACCCTGTTCATCGGCGGGTGCGGGCGCACCGACTTCGCCGGTGGCGATGCCGGCGCTCAGTACGATTCCGTAACGGAGAAGCTCTTCACGTTGCCGGACCAAACCGTGATCCACCCCGGCCACGACTACCGTGGCAACACGACCTCCACCATCGACTCGGAAAAGCACACCAATCCACGCCTCGCCAACCGCACGCGGCCGGACTTTATCGACCTGATGAACAACCTGAATCTCTCACCGCCCCAGAACATTCAGGAGGTCCTCCAGCCCAACCAATCCGCCCTTGGAAGGGACGAAATCAGCTTCCCGGACTGGGGTGAGCTCAAGAAGGTACAGGTAGTCGATATCGAGGGCCTTCAGGCGATGCTGGCCTCCGAAAGGCCGCCGTTGCTGGTGGACGTCCGCGAACCCGGGGAGTATACGGGAGAACTGGGTCATTTGGCCGGCAGTGTCCTCGTGCCGCTACGAGAGCTCATGAGCCGGCTGGACGAGATCGACCAACACAAGGAAGCCCCGGTGGTCACCGTCTGCCGGGCCGGTATGCGCAGCGCCACGGCCGCCGCCATACTCGGCCGATCCGGCTTCACGGATGTCCGCAACCTGGCCGGCGGTCTCGTCGCCTGGAATGACGCGGGTCTGCCGGTTCAACGGTAG
- a CDS encoding tetratricopeptide repeat protein produces MAAPRKRILRKEIRQPDRFMVWTGLALDWVKANRNRLIGAGAAIVVVVATVFGWQYYRGYRQDLAVRDYSKALVEYQEGRYEAALEAFGNLREAGEAPYDKLAHLYVANSYIALEQPAKAVEVLASDTAGERDDIVGQVMLVTLGLAQEMNGACEEALTTLNQALDRPGPLRQEAMLGKARCSARLGKTQDAAETYKTYLKEFPEAETVEIALRLQQLEGNSGKPADTTKATQ; encoded by the coding sequence ATGGCCGCGCCGAGAAAACGTATTCTGCGAAAGGAAATCCGCCAGCCGGACCGGTTCATGGTGTGGACCGGCTTGGCCTTGGATTGGGTCAAAGCCAACAGGAACCGGTTGATCGGCGCCGGCGCCGCCATCGTCGTGGTGGTTGCCACCGTCTTCGGCTGGCAGTACTACCGTGGCTATCGCCAAGACTTGGCGGTGCGGGACTACAGCAAGGCTCTTGTCGAGTATCAGGAGGGCCGCTACGAGGCCGCTCTGGAAGCCTTTGGGAACCTCCGGGAAGCAGGGGAGGCACCCTACGACAAACTCGCGCATCTCTACGTTGCCAACAGCTATATCGCACTGGAACAACCCGCCAAAGCCGTGGAGGTGCTCGCCAGCGACACCGCCGGGGAGCGTGACGACATCGTGGGCCAAGTCATGCTGGTGACCCTGGGCCTCGCCCAGGAAATGAACGGCGCCTGCGAGGAAGCCCTCACGACCCTGAACCAGGCTCTGGATCGACCGGGGCCGTTGCGGCAGGAAGCGATGCTGGGGAAAGCGCGCTGCAGCGCTCGACTCGGCAAGACACAAGACGCGGCGGAGACTTACAAGACCTATCTCAAGGAATTCCCCGAAGCCGAGACCGTCGAGATCGCTCTGCGGTTGCAGCAATTGGAAGGCAATTCCGGCAAACCCGCCGACACCACCAAAGCCACCCAGTAG
- a CDS encoding bifunctional nuclease family protein, producing the protein MKSPESIEMTVAGLTLDQVTRTPIVVLKDSENKLQLPIWIGLLEATAMATELEGIKMARPMTHDLMKNLLGELGGTVKRVAITELKENTYYAVITLLVGDREVTMDSRPSDAIAMALRSKTPIYVAREVLEQSSVLQQTDEGNDPDFANVSKEKWGEILDKMSPDDFKYKM; encoded by the coding sequence ATGAAGAGTCCGGAATCCATTGAAATGACGGTCGCGGGGCTGACGCTCGATCAGGTGACCCGGACCCCCATCGTCGTGTTGAAAGACTCGGAGAACAAGCTGCAGCTACCCATCTGGATCGGATTGCTGGAAGCCACGGCCATGGCCACCGAACTGGAAGGCATCAAGATGGCTCGCCCCATGACCCACGACCTCATGAAGAACCTGCTGGGGGAGTTGGGCGGGACGGTGAAGCGCGTCGCCATCACCGAGCTCAAGGAGAACACCTACTACGCGGTGATCACGCTCTTGGTGGGCGATCGGGAAGTCACCATGGACTCGCGTCCGAGCGACGCCATCGCCATGGCCCTGCGGAGCAAGACTCCCATATACGTCGCCCGCGAGGTGCTGGAGCAGTCCAGCGTGCTGCAACAGACGGACGAGGGAAACGACCCGGACTTCGCCAACGTTTCCAAGGAGAAGTGGGGCGAAATACTGGACAAGATGTCGCCCGACGACTTCAAGTACAAGATGTAA
- the miaB gene encoding tRNA (N6-isopentenyl adenosine(37)-C2)-methylthiotransferase MiaB yields the protein MKLYVQTWGCQMNQLDSARIVQLMKSADYEPTDEVEEADLIILNTCSVRDKAEQKVYSALGRWRKLKEEKGTVLGVGGCVAQQEGEALLRRAPHLDLVFGTHNMHKLPRMVEEAREAARRSVETAFYRDPFYLEDPSGPPEVDGAKAYLTIMQGCNKVCSFCIVPRTRGREVSRESENIVRDVEELVRRGVKEVMLLGQNVNSYGRTAAGERSFPELLEQINQVPGIQRIRFTTSHPQDLSPELMDSFVRLENLCEHLHLPLQSGSDAVLTRMRRGYRLGEYMERISELRRRRPEVAVTTDMIVGFPGETDEEFEETLSAVREIQYDDMFTFTYSPRPHTVSAKLYRDDVPDEIKADRYRRLQELQKSISLEKNRSLIGAEQEILVEGPSRLGREQLMGRTRTNRIVNFTPNEATVPAEMACVRVVDATPNSLVGEAIEASVS from the coding sequence ATGAAGCTCTACGTGCAAACCTGGGGCTGCCAGATGAACCAGCTCGACTCGGCGAGGATCGTCCAGCTCATGAAATCGGCGGACTATGAGCCCACCGATGAAGTCGAGGAGGCCGACCTCATCATCCTGAACACCTGCAGCGTGCGCGACAAGGCGGAGCAGAAGGTGTACAGCGCGCTGGGACGGTGGCGGAAGCTCAAGGAAGAGAAGGGCACCGTGCTGGGTGTGGGCGGGTGCGTCGCGCAGCAGGAAGGGGAGGCGTTGCTGCGCAGGGCGCCGCACCTGGACCTGGTCTTCGGCACCCACAACATGCACAAGCTGCCGCGGATGGTGGAGGAGGCCCGGGAGGCGGCGCGGCGCTCCGTCGAAACCGCTTTCTACCGCGACCCGTTCTATCTGGAGGATCCCTCGGGGCCGCCGGAGGTGGACGGCGCCAAGGCCTACCTCACCATCATGCAGGGGTGCAACAAGGTGTGCAGCTTCTGCATCGTTCCGCGCACGCGCGGGCGCGAGGTGAGCCGGGAGAGCGAGAACATCGTCCGTGACGTGGAGGAATTGGTGCGCCGAGGCGTCAAGGAAGTGATGCTGCTCGGCCAGAACGTCAACTCCTACGGGCGCACGGCGGCAGGGGAGAGATCCTTCCCCGAGTTGCTGGAGCAAATCAATCAGGTCCCGGGAATCCAGCGCATCCGATTCACCACATCCCATCCCCAGGATCTTTCTCCGGAGTTGATGGATTCCTTCGTTCGCCTGGAGAACCTGTGCGAGCACCTGCATCTGCCGCTCCAGTCCGGCTCCGACGCGGTACTCACGCGCATGCGCCGGGGTTACCGCCTCGGGGAGTACATGGAACGGATCAGCGAATTGCGCAGGCGCCGGCCCGAAGTCGCCGTCACGACCGACATGATCGTCGGCTTTCCGGGCGAGACGGACGAGGAGTTCGAAGAGACCCTTTCCGCCGTCCGCGAGATCCAGTACGACGACATGTTCACCTTCACGTATTCGCCGCGACCCCACACGGTTTCCGCGAAGCTTTATCGTGACGATGTCCCGGACGAGATCAAGGCCGACCGGTACCGCAGACTGCAGGAGCTTCAAAAGAGCATTTCCCTCGAAAAGAACCGGAGCCTGATCGGCGCGGAGCAGGAAATCCTGGTGGAAGGGCCTTCCAGACTGGGCCGCGAACAACTCATGGGGCGTACCCGAACCAATCGGATCGTGAACTTCACGCCCAACGAAGCCACGGTGCCCGCGGAGATGGCGTGCGTGCGGGTGGTGGACGCCACGCCGAACTCCCTGGTCGGCGAGGCCATCGAGGCAAGTGTCTCGTGA
- a CDS encoding ATP-binding protein, protein MERYLNAALTADMDSKIILLSGPRQSGKTTLSRMLHKDHQYINHDLAEHRLMLREKSWDRKKALIILDELHKMENWKVWLKGVYDVEGMPPSLVVTGSAKLAAFRKTGDSLAGRYFHFRLHPIDLKEALQHTEFGAAETFERLMHVGGFPEPFLRGSRSWYNRWKRTHVDAILKDDLLTLSSVRDIQSIETLIELLRSRVGTPLSANSLARDLQKTRNTVQHWLDLLEDLYVIFRVFPYHRNVARALLKTPKFYFYDNAMVHGDAGTRLENLVACALLKELHRAQDVEGGDLDLHYIRDKDGREIDFLITRDRKPWSMIEVKWTDAAPSANFKRFLAGETLHRLQIVGELPQNSSYPDGLRIEAARDFLAGVQFGAVTG, encoded by the coding sequence GTGGAACGATATCTGAATGCGGCACTCACGGCGGACATGGACAGCAAGATCATCCTGTTGTCAGGTCCGCGGCAATCCGGAAAGACGACGCTGTCCAGGATGCTGCACAAGGACCACCAGTACATCAATCATGATCTCGCGGAGCATCGCCTGATGCTCCGCGAGAAGAGCTGGGATCGGAAGAAGGCGCTGATCATCCTGGACGAACTGCACAAGATGGAGAATTGGAAGGTGTGGTTGAAGGGAGTGTACGATGTTGAAGGCATGCCGCCATCGCTGGTAGTCACCGGCAGCGCCAAGCTTGCCGCCTTCCGCAAGACAGGTGACTCGCTCGCGGGCCGCTACTTCCACTTCAGACTCCATCCGATCGACCTGAAGGAAGCGTTGCAGCACACGGAGTTCGGGGCGGCCGAGACCTTCGAACGGCTGATGCACGTTGGTGGGTTTCCGGAACCGTTTCTGCGGGGATCGCGATCTTGGTACAACCGCTGGAAGCGTACCCACGTCGACGCCATCCTCAAGGACGACCTGCTTACGCTGTCTTCGGTCCGTGACATCCAGTCCATCGAGACATTGATCGAGCTGCTGCGTTCACGGGTCGGCACGCCGCTTTCCGCCAATTCCCTTGCGCGGGACCTCCAGAAGACCCGGAACACCGTACAACATTGGCTTGACCTGCTGGAGGACCTGTACGTGATCTTTCGGGTCTTCCCCTACCACCGGAACGTCGCCCGTGCCTTGCTGAAGACGCCGAAGTTCTACTTCTACGACAACGCCATGGTGCACGGGGATGCCGGCACCCGGCTTGAGAACCTCGTCGCGTGCGCTCTCCTGAAAGAGCTGCATCGCGCGCAGGACGTCGAAGGCGGGGATCTGGATCTGCACTACATTCGTGACAAGGACGGCCGCGAAATCGACTTCCTGATCACACGGGATCGGAAGCCCTGGAGCATGATCGAAGTCAAATGGACCGATGCCGCCCCAAGCGCGAACTTCAAGCGCTTTCTGGCCGGTGAGACACTTCACCGCCTGCAGATCGTCGGCGAGCTGCCGCAGAACAGCTCCTATCCCGACGGCTTGCGCATCGAGGCGGCCCGGGACTTTCTGGCCGGCGTCCAATTCGGGGCGGTGACGGGATAG